From Bacteroidales bacterium, one genomic window encodes:
- the amrA gene encoding AmmeMemoRadiSam system protein A: protein MILGAYIMPHPPIIIPQIGKGEERKIQKTIDACKEVAKRIAALKPQTIVLTSPHSVLYADYFHISSGSGAKGSFSQFSAPQVKMEVSYDEEFVKHLCNLAERSVSENSADNHDRYSSFPAGTLGERAEYKALDHGVMVPLSFVNEQYTDYKLVRIGLSGLSPLEHYKLGKMITEVSNKLNRRVVFLASGDLSHKLTDDGPYGFSPDGPIFDKQVTEAMANADFLKFLTFEPEFCDSAAECGLRSFMIMAGALDCKDVKAELLSHEGPFGVGYGVAAFEVGGDNPARNFDVQLQEYEKKKMADIKSNEDIYVRLARFSLETYVRSGKTAKLSTDPGASKSDSVNGYFSANELPAEMLHERAGVFVSIHKDGQLRGCIGTIGPVTESIAREIIRNAVSAGTEDPRFDAVRVNELDKLVYSVDVLGPVEDIKDKSQLDVKRYGVIVSCGGRRGLLLPNLEGVDTVDYQIDIARQKGGIGKNEKYTLQRFEVVRHK from the coding sequence ATGATACTCGGCGCATACATAATGCCGCATCCCCCTATCATAATCCCTCAGATTGGGAAGGGAGAGGAGCGGAAGATTCAGAAGACAATTGATGCTTGCAAAGAGGTTGCAAAGCGTATTGCAGCCCTTAAGCCCCAGACGATTGTGCTTACGTCTCCGCACTCAGTTTTGTACGCAGATTACTTTCATATCTCCTCCGGCAGCGGAGCAAAGGGAAGTTTCTCCCAGTTTAGTGCGCCGCAAGTGAAGATGGAAGTTTCTTATGATGAGGAGTTTGTAAAGCATCTCTGCAATCTTGCAGAGAGGTCTGTTTCTGAAAATTCTGCTGATAATCACGATAGATATTCCTCTTTTCCTGCGGGAACTCTGGGAGAGCGCGCGGAATATAAAGCACTGGACCACGGAGTAATGGTTCCCCTATCATTTGTAAATGAGCAATATACAGACTACAAACTGGTAAGGATTGGACTATCGGGATTATCGCCGCTAGAACATTACAAGCTTGGCAAGATGATAACTGAGGTCTCTAATAAGCTGAACCGCAGGGTTGTATTTCTGGCCAGCGGGGATTTATCACACAAGCTGACAGATGACGGCCCCTATGGTTTTTCTCCCGACGGGCCAATCTTTGATAAGCAAGTAACTGAGGCAATGGCAAATGCGGACTTTTTAAAGTTCCTGACATTTGAGCCGGAGTTCTGTGATTCTGCGGCAGAGTGCGGTTTGCGTTCATTTATGATAATGGCGGGAGCGCTTGACTGCAAGGATGTTAAAGCTGAGCTGCTCTCTCATGAAGGGCCTTTTGGAGTTGGCTACGGAGTTGCCGCTTTTGAGGTTGGAGGGGATAACCCGGCACGCAATTTTGACGTGCAGCTGCAAGAATATGAGAAGAAGAAAATGGCTGATATTAAGAGCAATGAGGATATTTATGTGCGGCTTGCAAGATTCTCTCTGGAGACTTATGTAAGGAGCGGCAAGACCGCAAAACTCTCAACAGATCCTGGCGCTTCAAAATCTGACAGCGTAAACGGATATTTCTCTGCTAATGAATTGCCTGCAGAGATGCTGCATGAACGGGCTGGAGTGTTTGTTTCCATACACAAGGATGGCCAGCTAAGAGGTTGCATTGGGACAATTGGTCCCGTAACGGAATCTATTGCGCGTGAAATTATCCGCAACGCTGTCTCTGCAGGAACAGAAGACCCGCGTTTTGATGCGGTAAGAGTCAATGAGTTAGATAAGCTGGTGTACAGCGTGGATGTGCTTGGTCCTGTTGAAGATATTAAGGATAAAAGTCAGCTGGACGTTAAACGGTACGGCGTGATTGTTTCATGCGGCGGACGCAGAGGGCTTCTGCTTCCAAATCTTGAGGGCGTTGATACCGTTGATTACCAGATTGATATTGCAAGACAGAAAGGCGGAATAGGCAAGAACGAAAAGTACACATTGCAAAGATTTGAGGTTGTGAGACACAAATAA
- the amrS gene encoding AmmeMemoRadiSam system radical SAM enzyme, translated as MAENKIICEICPHHCALTEGMTGICKGRSCKEGKIVCSNYGMLTSIALDPIEKKPLKHFFPRSKILSVGSYGCNLHCPFCQNSEISMMSFSDGPNAGKSLESCNEELPCYKFTPEVLVAKAKELEKQDNIGIAYTYNEPLISYEFVLDCSKLAKANGLKNVLVTNGMICNEPLQKLLPYIDAFNIDLKGFNQKTYDLLGGDLECVKNTIKEAAKVSHVEVTTLVVPGMNDSEEEIDSIARWLSGLDHLIPYHLSRFFPRFKMTDTQATPVKKIYALAERARKYLRFVYTGNC; from the coding sequence ATGGCCGAAAACAAAATCATATGTGAAATTTGCCCTCATCATTGCGCTCTAACAGAGGGAATGACAGGTATTTGCAAGGGACGCTCCTGCAAAGAAGGTAAAATAGTTTGCTCAAATTACGGCATGCTTACGTCCATTGCGCTGGACCCTATTGAGAAAAAACCGCTAAAACACTTTTTCCCCAGAAGCAAAATATTATCTGTCGGGAGCTATGGGTGCAATTTGCATTGCCCTTTCTGCCAGAACAGTGAAATTTCTATGATGAGCTTCAGCGATGGACCTAATGCAGGGAAGAGTTTGGAGAGTTGCAATGAGGAGCTGCCGTGCTATAAGTTTACGCCGGAAGTTCTTGTTGCAAAGGCTAAAGAGCTTGAGAAACAGGATAATATAGGGATTGCATATACGTACAATGAGCCGCTTATCAGCTATGAATTTGTCTTGGATTGCTCAAAACTTGCAAAGGCAAATGGGCTTAAAAATGTTCTTGTGACAAACGGGATGATATGCAATGAGCCGCTGCAAAAGCTTCTGCCCTATATAGATGCATTTAACATAGATTTAAAGGGGTTTAATCAAAAAACGTATGATTTACTTGGCGGAGACCTGGAATGCGTAAAAAACACCATAAAAGAGGCGGCAAAAGTCTCTCATGTAGAAGTTACTACGCTGGTTGTTCCCGGAATGAATGATTCAGAAGAAGAGATTGATTCCATTGCACGCTGGCTATCTGGATTAGACCATCTTATACCTTATCACTTGAGCCGCTTCTTCCCGCGCTTCAAAATGACTGATACCCAGGCAACTCCTGTTAAAAAAATTTACGCGCTCGCAGAACGGGCGCGCAAATATCTAAGATTTGTTTATACAGGAAACTGCTAA
- a CDS encoding DMT family transporter, which yields MGTGNNKGAVYAAAMIAVIVWGFSYIGENFLITRDIPIFTFIFERMVIAAIMMFAFAKLTKKFQKIEKGDFKWFLLLAFSEPFIYFIGENFGIKYTGSPVVPPVVISTIPVFCIIVETAFMGVPFSVFKVVGTILSIGGIFMVVLKPGGLSVQNSYGILLLFMSVVGSVCYSFFVSKMAVKYNAITITTWQFIIGAVLFLPTFLLFGLKGLTPDYFSWPVQGTLVALAAFCSCICFALWVFIISRIGITRANIFAALIPAVAAIAAHLIGQEEFTIMKVIGILLAIVGVIIAQRQSNVDVVRK from the coding sequence ATGGGTACAGGAAATAATAAAGGGGCGGTTTACGCCGCCGCAATGATTGCGGTAATTGTATGGGGATTCTCCTACATAGGGGAGAATTTTCTGATTACCAGGGATATACCAATCTTTACTTTTATTTTTGAAAGGATGGTTATTGCGGCCATTATGATGTTTGCTTTTGCAAAGCTCACAAAGAAGTTTCAGAAAATAGAGAAGGGAGATTTTAAATGGTTTTTGTTGCTGGCTTTTTCTGAACCGTTTATCTATTTTATTGGTGAAAATTTTGGTATTAAATATACCGGCTCACCTGTTGTGCCTCCCGTTGTAATTTCCACAATACCTGTCTTTTGCATTATTGTTGAGACTGCATTTATGGGTGTGCCATTCTCTGTTTTTAAAGTTGTTGGCACTATCCTTTCCATTGGAGGTATCTTTATGGTTGTATTAAAACCAGGTGGATTGAGCGTGCAGAACTCTTATGGTATCTTGCTGCTGTTTATGTCTGTTGTGGGGTCAGTATGCTACTCGTTTTTTGTGAGTAAAATGGCTGTAAAGTATAATGCAATAACAATCACAACATGGCAGTTTATTATTGGAGCGGTCCTATTTCTTCCAACATTCTTACTGTTTGGCCTAAAGGGACTTACACCTGATTATTTTTCATGGCCCGTACAAGGTACCTTGGTTGCGCTTGCAGCATTTTGCTCCTGCATTTGCTTTGCGCTGTGGGTATTCATTATCTCCCGCATTGGCATAACCCGTGCAAATATTTTTGCCGCGCTGATTCCGGCAGTTGCAGCTATAGCGGCGCATCTTATTGGACAAGAAGAATTTACAATTATGAAAGTTATCGGCATATTGCTGGCCATTGTGGGCGTAATTATAGCCCAAAGGCAGAGCAATGTGGACGTGGTAAGGAAGTAA
- a CDS encoding amidohydrolase family protein: protein MWFCNKDYAKYGSLIRCNPALKDEEDMEAIRDGVRDGVVNVVATDHAPHLLEDKKKSYMHAPGGIPLVQYSLQMMLELYKRGVFTLAQVVEKMSHGPAKCFNVSKRGFLREGYYADIVLVNLSKEDSYSPIASRFYVWLESV from the coding sequence TTGTGGTTCTGCAACAAGGACTATGCAAAATACGGCAGCTTAATCAGATGCAATCCTGCCCTTAAGGATGAAGAGGATATGGAGGCGATAAGGGATGGAGTCAGAGATGGCGTGGTGAATGTTGTGGCAACTGATCATGCGCCTCATTTATTGGAAGATAAGAAGAAATCATATATGCATGCGCCGGGGGGAATTCCTCTTGTGCAGTACAGTTTGCAAATGATGCTGGAACTTTATAAGCGTGGCGTATTCACTCTTGCTCAGGTAGTTGAGAAGATGAGCCACGGGCCTGCAAAATGTTTTAATGTGTCAAAAAGAGGTTTTTTGAGAGAGGGTTACTATGCAGACATTGTACTTGTAAACCTTTCCAAAGAAGATAGTTATAGTCCCATCGCATCCCGTTTCTATGTGTGGCTGGAGTCCGTATAG
- a CDS encoding amidohydrolase family protein, with protein sequence MKILIKNGTVINEGLSFKGSLLIQNSLISRVFKESAFASATEYEKEIETVASTCDKVINAEGLHILPGVIDDQVHFREPGDGKRGTIESESKAAVLGGVTSFMDMPNNNPPAITIEQLEKKYEIGKGARICQLLFLHGHYE encoded by the coding sequence TTGAAGATTCTTATTAAAAACGGAACAGTAATAAACGAAGGGCTATCTTTTAAGGGTAGCCTTTTGATTCAGAATTCCCTGATATCAAGGGTATTCAAAGAATCTGCTTTTGCATCTGCCACAGAATATGAGAAGGAGATAGAAACTGTCGCGAGTACATGTGATAAAGTTATTAATGCGGAGGGACTCCATATTTTGCCCGGAGTTATTGATGACCAGGTGCACTTTAGAGAGCCAGGAGACGGCAAGAGGGGAACTATAGAGAGCGAGAGCAAAGCGGCTGTTCTTGGGGGAGTTACAAGTTTTATGGATATGCCCAACAACAATCCTCCGGCAATTACAATTGAGCAGCTGGAGAAGAAATATGAGATAGGGAAAGGAGCGCGCATTTGCCAATTACTCTTTCTACATGGGCACTACGAATGA
- a CDS encoding polyprenol monophosphomannose synthase, translating into MPEKLVIIPTYNEKENIEKITRVIFALPGEFHILAVDDNSPDGTADIIKRLQQEFPDRLFLIERKGKLGLGTAYITAFKWGIEHNYQYMIEMDADFSHNPDDLPKLYDACKNGADMSIGSRYCNGVSVINWPIGRVVMSYFASTYVRRMLHIHIFDCTAGFVCYSKKVLETIDFDRVKMHGYGFQIEMKYTASKLGFKIAEVPIIFVDRKEGTSKMSSGIFGEAFWGVIKLKFRKIRAKA; encoded by the coding sequence ATGCCGGAGAAATTAGTCATAATTCCAACCTACAACGAGAAGGAAAACATAGAAAAAATTACAAGGGTGATATTTGCGTTACCCGGTGAATTCCATATCCTTGCAGTGGATGACAATTCGCCTGACGGAACTGCGGATATTATAAAAAGACTTCAGCAGGAGTTTCCCGACAGATTATTTTTAATTGAGAGGAAAGGAAAGCTGGGACTTGGAACAGCTTATATCACGGCATTTAAGTGGGGAATAGAGCATAACTATCAGTATATGATTGAGATGGATGCCGATTTTTCTCACAATCCGGACGATCTTCCAAAACTTTACGACGCGTGCAAAAACGGAGCTGACATGTCTATCGGTTCCCGCTATTGTAACGGAGTGAGTGTAATCAACTGGCCAATCGGGAGAGTGGTAATGTCCTATTTTGCATCTACTTATGTAAGAAGAATGTTGCACATCCATATCTTTGATTGTACTGCAGGTTTTGTTTGCTATAGCAAGAAAGTGCTGGAGACCATTGATTTTGATAGGGTTAAGATGCACGGCTACGGGTTCCAGATAGAGATGAAATATACCGCCAGCAAACTTGGATTTAAGATTGCGGAGGTTCCAATTATATTTGTAGATAGAAAAGAGGGAACATCCAAGATGAGTTCTGGCATTTTCGGAGAAGCGTTTTGGGGCGTTATTAAGCTTAAATTCAGAAAGATAAGAGCAAAAGCATAA
- a CDS encoding type II toxin-antitoxin system HipA family toxin, whose translation MKKSVGNKIINVVINKRRIGRIALDTNGLCAFEYDAEWLENGYSISPFFMPLRSGLIVAGSTPFEGNFGVFDDSLPDGWGSLLLDRYLRNNGINPDSLSIIDRLSIVGSSGRGALEYQCDKFYNRDAHINPGNITIEKKTDLEKLYADSRKILNSTCSADELDKMYQAGGSSGGARPKVFVQDGNREWIVKFQATGDPKNVGEVEYKYSLLAKKCGIQMPETKLFNKKFFGAERFDRNLEGKIHTVSAAGLLHADYRIPSLDYITLLRLTMSLTKDKREVVQMFKRMVFNVLISNRDDHAKNFSFQRKEDGWHLSPAYDMLPEKGFNGFHTTTVNGNGNPKLSDILTVAESADISSKEARKIIETMIDTLSSASPGIKILSLHK comes from the coding sequence ATGAAAAAATCTGTCGGTAATAAGATAATAAATGTTGTCATTAATAAAAGGAGAATAGGCCGTATTGCTCTGGATACAAATGGTTTATGTGCTTTTGAATATGATGCGGAATGGCTAGAGAACGGATATTCCATTTCTCCTTTTTTTATGCCGTTAAGGAGCGGGCTGATTGTTGCGGGCAGCACTCCGTTTGAGGGTAATTTTGGAGTCTTTGATGATTCTCTACCTGATGGATGGGGTAGCCTTTTGTTGGATAGGTATTTGCGCAACAATGGTATTAATCCCGACAGTCTTTCAATTATAGACAGACTCTCCATTGTTGGTTCATCAGGCCGCGGAGCGCTTGAATATCAATGCGATAAATTTTATAATAGAGATGCTCATATTAATCCTGGCAATATAACCATTGAGAAAAAAACAGATTTGGAAAAGTTATATGCAGATTCCCGGAAAATATTAAACAGCACTTGCAGTGCAGATGAACTTGATAAGATGTATCAGGCCGGAGGTTCATCTGGCGGTGCCCGTCCAAAGGTTTTTGTGCAAGACGGAAACAGAGAGTGGATAGTTAAATTTCAAGCTACAGGTGACCCAAAAAATGTTGGTGAAGTAGAGTATAAATATTCTCTCCTTGCAAAGAAATGCGGTATTCAAATGCCTGAAACTAAATTGTTTAATAAAAAGTTTTTTGGAGCTGAACGTTTTGACAGGAATTTGGAAGGCAAGATTCACACTGTAAGTGCCGCAGGTTTGCTTCATGCGGATTATCGTATTCCCAGTCTTGATTACATTACTCTTTTGAGATTAACAATGAGTTTGACAAAAGATAAAAGGGAAGTTGTTCAAATGTTTAAGAGAATGGTTTTTAACGTGCTGATTTCAAATAGGGATGACCATGCGAAAAATTTCTCATTTCAACGTAAAGAAGATGGCTGGCACCTTTCTCCCGCGTATGATATGCTGCCAGAGAAAGGGTTTAACGGATTTCATACAACTACTGTTAATGGGAACGGTAATCCTAAATTATCTGATATTCTCACAGTTGCAGAATCAGCCGATATCAGTTCCAAAGAAGCTCGCAAGATAATTGAAACCATGATTGATACTTTATCATCCGCTTCTCCGGGCATTAAAATCTTATCTTTGCACAAATGA
- a CDS encoding helix-turn-helix domain-containing protein, whose amino-acid sequence MPKINKNANILSLIDNTPSSLMKAVAANVRSRRLGRNWTQKLLAAKAGMPLSTYRLFESKGEISLRSLAMLSIILDETENLSNLFSKPEYQSIDELMDSNASYERQRGRKK is encoded by the coding sequence ATGCCAAAAATCAATAAAAACGCTAATATATTATCTCTTATAGATAATACTCCAAGCTCGCTGATGAAAGCTGTTGCAGCTAATGTGCGCAGCAGAAGGCTTGGCCGCAATTGGACACAGAAACTGTTGGCCGCAAAGGCCGGAATGCCGCTCTCTACTTACAGACTTTTTGAATCAAAAGGAGAAATATCCTTGCGCAGTCTTGCAATGTTGTCTATTATTTTAGATGAAACTGAGAACTTGTCAAATCTTTTCTCAAAGCCTGAGTATCAAAGCATTGATGAGCTTATGGATTCTAATGCGTCTTATGAAAGGCAGCGTGGCCGTAAGAAATAA